Genomic DNA from Mixophyes fleayi isolate aMixFle1 chromosome 7, aMixFle1.hap1, whole genome shotgun sequence:
ccctgcgtGTGAGTCTTCAGCTGCATTGTTTCAACAATAGATGACCCCCAGCTTCGTATGCCAAGTTCTAGTGCGGTGACTAGGGAAGGAGAGCTCAGACCTCTATCTTTGCAAATTGATATGTCACCTGAAATGGCCAGGATATAAGTGACAGCCAGGGTGGAAACAAATTTGTCAATGCAGATTAGCTAGAGCTCATCCAGTTTGGCCACCCGTTTAACCTTCTTGCAGTGATCAAGTGACCTTATATAATATTATAGCACACAGAGGGGGTGAGGAAGCCACATTATCTAGTAACATGGACAtcacttttacatatttcttcatCTCACATTTTTCCTCTTTTTACATCCTTTTCTTTTGGTTGTGTCCTCACGCCCCGTTCCATTTCAGCTGCTCGCCACTGTTCTTTCCCAGAAGGCATTGGGGCAGGAGCCTGGAGACGCCTGTGATGGCCACACAGGTGCGTGGAGCTCAAAAATCTACgtctaaacaaacaaaaaaaggccGGATTTTCATGAAAATAAACACGACGCACAATACAGAAATGCTGAGTAACATCCCCTTATTTTGTGCTTAAACTAACACTCCGCCCAAAACTTGCAATTTGGTGGAACTAAACTATAGCATATGACTTACCTGGATTGTAGCCGGTTCCCTGCGGCCTCCAATAGTCCGTTCCTTGCTCTCCTCTACGCCGCTAAGGGTTCTTTCAACAACAAGACCACTGTCTGTCTGAAGCAGGCATAGACGAGAACAGCACCAGGTACACTGGAGACTGCACTAGAAGTAACACATTGCACAGCAATCAATATCAAATTGTTTAAGTTTTGTGGTGTTGCCAACCATCCATTTTTTTGAAGGACAATAGCACTTTAAATGGTCCATTTTCCCAGCCTCTGTGACAGGTGGATGTCTGCACTCAGCATTTCTCTATGAATGCATTTGTTCATTTTCAGTTAAGACGTGATATAAAATACTGACTAAATGTGAATTTAACCTGCATTTATCCACTAATACATTCATCGGAATAACCAACTGTGCTGCAAATAATCCTTAACAATGTAACAACCTACTGTTAGCGTTTTGCTTTGAATTGAACTGTAGGTGTTATTGCTAACAGTCCTACTAATATAACAATGTATAAATTATGCTTAGATTTGTTTTGTTAGGTGTATGCGGCTCTGCACAATTCCGCTATATCCAGACCCCCCATATTTGTCCTCCCCACGTTGTCCTTTAATCCTCCATGTTGTTTTGCATGTCTCGATCCCAATCAAATTCCCTGCATTGCTTTGCATTCTGTCATATTAATCTgtaatttattactatttattactattattattataatctctTTATCACTCTTCAAGGCCGATACGTGTAAAGTGTATAAATCTGTTCTTTGTTATTCTCTCTCAAAAGACGcggctatttaaattatttttctccaTAGATaaatgtctttctctctctctctttttacgTTGTTAATTATCTGTTAATTTATAATCGTTCTCTGCCGGGATTAGAGATAAAACCAGGGAAGCGTCTAGTTTCACGGCTGTTACGTGTCCGAAAATCAGAACTGTAGTCTAACGTCTTTTATTTGTCGCGTAAAGGATCTGCGCGTCCCCAGAGCGTTACCAGCTCTCCTTACATTGAACAGGCATACGGAGACCACCCAAAGAAAATGGAGGCTATGACAGAAGGAAAGGTGATGATTAACTAAATGGCAGCAAAGTCTGTTGACTACCCTGTATATTATGGCATGTTTCAGTGTTGTGTATAGTAAGCTGGGGTGTCTGATAATTCACATTGAAGTTGAGGTGCCTTTGTGTGTctggaaacacaagaaaaaagTATAGTTCTTTTAGAAATTGTGTTACAAATTCCCTATTTGTGACTTTTTCAGTGGTATTGGTATTAAACACATACCACCCATTCATTAAACTACCGTAGTTCCTAAAAACAGACAaacagctcatcatcatcatcatcatcatttatttatatagcgccactaattccgcagcgctgtacagagaactcactcacatcagtccctgccccattggagcttacagtctaaattccctactcaAGATTCTATTTCCTCATTATAGCAACTATGTACCACAAGCGCTTCCACAGCTCACCTCTAACCACAACTACCCCTCTTTAGGAACCATATAAACCTTCTCCTAGGCGATGAATTAGGGCAGAGTGTGTACAGTGTCCGTGGCACCTTATTGGATTGGCTGTggctcctgtccaatcaggttTCGCATTCGCTACACGCCTCTCATCCCAGCGTTTTGAATCTCCAACCCAGCCACACTATCAGTGCTCACTCCGTGATGCCAGAGGCAATAGTCTGGCAGCTTAGTACAGGTAGTGGTTGGATTTGTCCTGGAAGACCCCATCTAAGGACTTTATCGGTGCAGGCAGCTAATCTCTTGAGAATTTTTGCCGTTTTTCCTGCCTTGAGTTATGATGGAGGAATTACactcacaggggcaaacgcaggatttctagaggggagtttccacaccgtagctataatattagacagtgcttggctgctctccaactcttcctatccccataatatacatgggcaatgctgcctgcactactgttaggtgcacgcagctctcccttttcaagcagagctgtgtgaagcaggggcagggtccagtcacctcaattatacagtgtcccaagcttggagggggtttccaggcaccaggaaccccccccccccccccctcggtttgcctatgactcaTTACATGACTAACATGTTCACTTAACTGTAGTGATTTATCCCTGGCTTCCATCACCTTATAAACCCTTTGGAACCTCCCATGAACCCAGTGGCCAGCGTTAGGGTAGAGACAGAATTTGCTGCCACGTCTTTGCAGCACTGTGATGTGGTTAGGGCTCAGGTTCAGCCATGGGAGTATCCATGTAGCAGGTTTCACCTTGAAAGAGGTTATTCTTGTCCTCAATCAATGCATTGATCCACCAGCCATGACTAATGGCCGCATGTAAGAGGAGCCGTCTGCCTCCTCCTTTCCCCCAGACATGTCTGTACTTATTCTCTCTGATTCCTAATGAGAGGGGGACAGGTCTCTGCTGCTGTTCCATTTATATATCCTGTTATCTACCTACGTTATGTATACAGAAGAGCCACAGGAATTGTCCCCAGCCTGGAAGCTGACGCTCAATAAGAATTTATATCTGGCTGCTCCAGGCAGACTGATCAGAgcagacatctgattggttgctacaaatTCGCTAATGAAATAGCTATGACACAAGGGAACCATTTATGTCATTTAGGTACGTTCCTCTTGTGTTTTACTTAAACTAAGGCTCATTTATGACAGTGCAAATACTGTTTGCCACAGCTACGCCTGGTTTTCACAGGTAAGTGGTAGATTTAATGGCCAAGATGGTGGAGTCTGCGAAAGAGGAAACGTATGATGATTTGTCAAGTGTTAAGACTACAGTTTAGCATTGATTGACCAATAGATATTCATTAGTAACTGAGAAGCAGTTTCCTGTATAGTTAGTGGTACTGCTGGTAGACATCCACCTCACGTGTCTGTACATTGCTGACCTTTGAAAGAATTATTTTCCACCATGCAATAAATACAAAACAGTTTCTTTAGAACGGAGCTCGAATATATTACACATTTAGATGTCCGTCGATATAGATACCTTGTGAGGTTTGCTGCTTGTGACGTCATCCAAACTAACGCACCTTtaattacacatttttatttgcgTAAAACTGCATATTGGACCCTCACATGTGTCCAAAATAATTTGTGAGAGTTATCTTAAAGCTAAATCCTATTTTTGCATTTGTGAGTCTGGGACATCACAGCAACTTACCAACGTTATCTACCGGACTCCGCGAAACGCCGATGTCCTGATACATCCTGCGATCATACAGCAGAAACGTGTTGCGTGAGCCTAtttctatacaatataataatgaaatgtcatatacacaacagagTCTAGTGTCTGGACAATGCTATTAATTAATGTGGAAGTTACTTTTACCATGTAAAATCTAAttcaatacaaacacaaataacaaatacaaattaaatgaagtgaaattaaatacaaacatctgttgttttgctctttaaaaaccctttcctgcagtagtccaaatggaaatatcagttAATTAATGTGAACAGACATAAGTGACGTCATGTAATATAACAGTCACACTGCCAAAGGTGAGTCGGcaaacatccaatcagaagctgctagttAGTGCTGCCAATCGTCAATATCGCCATTGTGTTTCGTTGTGGCATCCCGGCGGCTCCCCCAACAGTTACACCTTCTGGCAGGTGCATGTTTCTGCACACAGGTCTATCTCAATAACCATTTAATAAACACCGCCCCTTCTCTCCACCCTCCCGCCTCTTCAGTCGTACGGAGTCCTAGGCGCAAGATGCAACCAATTCTTTTGAATGACGTATACGCGTCTTTTGCTGCATATGCATAGTACGGAAATGAGTATTTTACACCTATAAAACAGactctacgggcctgagtcattaaggagagtaaagcataaaaaatgagtaactttgcacctaggcaaaaccatgttgtattggaggggggaggtaaatttaaattgtgagaAAGATTTCTAGTTGGGGTcgataaactttacattttagtgtaaaaataaagctatccagtatttgcgtgctgagaaaacagccagtatttatcttatgtgaaaaataataaactaatttgcaccccttgcattgtaaaatggtttgtccaggagaaaagttactcctttttttgccttactatccttaatggctcaggtccTACATGTGCCCTATTGAATACAAAACTGTAAGGCCAATTATGGGGAGAatgcaaatatatttgaaaaaatagGCTAGTATGAGTGTAGGTCACTTCACTCGGATCCAAACTGCTGTGCGATCCAGCTGTCCCCTATACTTGTATAATGCTGACCTCTCCCAGCTGAGCCGGTGCTCCGTCACATTCAGGCTGCACTGAGGGCAGATGGGGATGGAGAAGGGTCATGGGCATTATATGTATCAAATAATTTCAGTGCAGGTTATTTACAAAGCCAACCTGCAGATATTACAGTGACATGTTGGTACTTGGGCAGCATGCACGTGTGATAGGAAGACATGTACCCTGTTTCTGCAGCTTTACAGAAAGGAATGACAGAGGAATCACCACAATTCCTTTCTGCATATTCCTATTTAGTGCTTTAAGGGCACTAATGTGGTTTAATGTGAGATTACACACCAGGGTCAGGGTCTTACTATCAGTCCTGCCAGCCATAGCACACCCACACTTGAAACCCACACGTACTGTATGTATCACCAGTAGCggatctgggggggggggcaatcggggcaaCTGCCCCCTCCAGCAGTGGAAGcatcacatttaaaatgtcaaGATGCCAAtcaaagggggcagggccaattGTGATCAGGAGGCGTGGTCAACCGGCAATAGCCAATCagactgaaggggggggggggcgtgactatgctaaatcCCCCCTCCTCTAAAACAAAAGTCTAGGTCCATCCCCGTGTACCACTCAAATACATCCTGTACCTGGGTTTCCTATAAACtgcatatatctttttttttttagccacaaTGCCCCCTTGAAAGTTATATAGTCCCCATATGTTTGATACTATAATTATATAGCCTCAAATATACGTCAGCAACAATATCTATCTCATTCATTATATAACCCCAAATATGTAGCTCATTAATTCTATGGACCAATTATCCActtcattcattatttatgtcAGCTCATTGGTCCAAAATACCCATTAGCCTGTGTCCAACATTTTCTATCTATTCCCGCATATATACACATAGACATGCTATGCACACATGGTTATATCTACATGACTGATTAGGGGATCCTGTGCAGTCTTCTTTAAGAATTTGGCTACTGgagtctctgtattatatgttATTTAATGTTGGATGGAACAGCACGGAGACCCGATTCATGATGATTATTTCCAATATGCAGGTAAATATGATGTCCTGTCCAAGTGTTCTTGGAAATGatcttaaaatgttggcaactaggTTGGGGAAGGTGTGAACTGCTTTTGTAAACTTTTCCTGTCTGAAAATACATTTATCTGTATAAAGGAGGTGTCAGGATTTACATTAATACGATTGTCTTCTCGGCAGAGTGCAGAAGCCGTGTTCCAGTGGTTGTGCAAGTTTCAGCTGCAACTGTATGCCCCCAACTTCATCAATTCTGGCTACGACATACCGACCATTAGCCGGATGACGCCCGAGGTGAGGATAGTTTGGGTGACGTATGACTGCTGGTCAGTGATTTATTGCAACACCAACACATCACCTTAATAGAAAAGGAAAAGGGTGATCACTTCCAAGAGAAAAGCTGCAGTAGGCCAGAAACCCGACGCATTTCATGGCATACAACATGAAATTACATCAGATGCGCCGCGTCCTTGTGTTTTATCTGTTGTAGTAAACGGAGGCGGTTTAAGATCTCCGAATGTCTTTTCTCTGCCTTTTATTAAAAACGTAATTTGTAGAAATACTGCAATACAAACGTGGATGTGAGCAGTGGTAATCAGAACGCGTTGTACAACTTGTTCCATTCCACCCGTTACAATACCAGTGTCTGCTTCAGTGGTAGATGGTCCTAAATTGCTGTTGTTTTCTATCAGGATCTCACAGCCATCGGGGTCACTAAACCCGGACACAGAAAAAAGATCTTCTCTGAAATCAATAGCATAAATATCGGAGAATGGCTTCCCGAGTACAAACCAGTGAGTATTGGCAGGAGATGTAAGTGGGGCCCAATCCAGACGACTGGGGCCCAGCACAATATCCACACATACTGATGTATAAGATCACATCCAggccatgcaaacacgggaagagcaTACAGACTCCACCCACATTGGCCCCTGTTTGGAttggaacccatgaccccagcacggTGAACATCTGTATgtttagatgtaaaaaaaaatattatagcgGGATAGGGGTGGGGCTTCTATGGAGAAGGGCGGGGCTTAACCGTAGAACGTCCATAACAAGCTTCTCCCTCCCCAACACTATATTACTTTGTACTTATTGGATCAGGTTTCAGTCCTGCCGATCTCCGCAGGTCGGAGTCCCCAGCTGTAGGGACCGAGATTTACTCCATTATTATATTAATTAGTTCACAATTACATTTgcttcctgcccccccccccccccccgccccatgTAGTATACAAGTCACGGCTGGGCTGGTGGTAGAGCTGGCCCACTACATGGGTATTGGTGTTAAAGTGCAGGTAGAAGGCCTCATCCTGGTATCTCACCGTCCCCAGCGCTGACTCTCAAACTGGTCTCCTTCCTGCAAAAGGGGGGCAGTcatttccattttctttatttcctTTATCTTTAGGCAAACCTGTCCCTCTGGTTGTCACTGATCGGGCTTGGCCAGTATTACAAAGTGTTGGTGGAGAACGGATATGAGAATATTGATTTCATCACAGATATCACGTGGGAAGATCTACAAGAGATTGGAATCACCAAACTGGGTAATGGCAAACACCAGCAGTTCACACCGGCATAGGATACTGATTACATGACTGCAATGTAGAATTTACACTTTCATAGCAACACTCAGTGATACACAGGTGAATAAGTCATTTTGCACACAGAGACTAATTACCCAGCATGTTTGCTTGTATTAATGACAGATGCCACTTATTGCTCTACTGAGCTTAAATGAAATATCAGCAGCATCCAATATAACAGTGCCCCCCAGTGGTCAAATATTAGTACTgttgatttttaaattaaaaggatATAGAAATACATATCCAGATGGGGTAGGGCTGTTTTGGCTATGTGTTGCTATCAGGCACGTGTGTAACTAAAGTAAATGTGCCCGAATGCCCTGTGGCATACTGTTCTGGGTGCCGCATAGCTAGAGGCAGGTGTCTGGCACCCAATCTCGTCACACGGCTGAAAGAACCTTGTTCCATCTGTATGTGGACATTTGTGAATGTTGGTTCACAGGACAAGGGGCAGAGTCCCATCACAGCCCTCTAGATGTATTCTTTCATTTCCTAAATTGTACTTACAATAATACAAGGTCATCAACTTATAACTAATACGAGTTTGCTATAGGAAGGTATGTAGCTTCACATGAGGTTAATTTAATACTGCAATCCCACATCTCCTAGAGCCATAACTGTAGATATAGCAGCCCATGCTGCTTCCATGGGGCTCAGCAGTCATGAGGAGAATGGTGATGTGAATCCAGAGCGTTAAATCATTTTTTGACGGTGCAGATACTGTAGTCTGGTGGCCTCTGATTGCTATTATCTCCATTGCCTCATATCTCTGCCTgtactgctgggggaccctgctccttccactatataactctcagtctgtggctttctgctgtctccattcctctcctcacatcatgtcactgcccctcacaagcagccctgtcctcactaacacaacactcatctcctgatatactctgtgctgctggggaccctactccttccactatataactctcagtctgtggcttcctgctgcctccattcccctcctcacatcatgtcactgcccctcacaagcagccctgtcctcactaacacaacactcatctcctgatatactctgtgctgctgggggaccctgctccttccactatataactctcagtctgtggcttcctgctgcctccattcccctcctcacatcatgtcactgcccctgtcacatgcagccctgtcctcactaacacaccaCTCATCTCCTGAATTACTCTGTGTTACGTTGAACCTTACAATAACAAGCTGTTCTATATCTGCCCACTTCAAAACAGGGAATATATGGATGAAAGGGTTGATAGACGATAATAGCAAAAGATGCTCAGACTCTAGTCAACAGCACCTTAAAATGccgttgattggttgctatgggtaacagctCCATATTCCTGTGCGCCAGTGTTCATAAATGTCCTTCATAAGCTTATATGTTAAGTAAAGTTTAAGTATAATTTCCCTTTGCAGAATGTTTCTAACTCTCCATGTATCTCAGTTAATATAATGTCCAATACTGTCGCTCTCACTGCTTAAATATAAACCCCGTCTTTTACACATATAAGTGACTGGTCCCTATAATTGTCCTGGAATATTCGGCCCTTCCCTGTTGTGTCTCATACTAATTATCTTTCTTGAATTTTCTCAATTTAAGGTCACCAAaagaagttaatgctggctgtgaaGAAGCTGGCGGAGATCCAGAGAGCCGAGTATGGTAAGTTTGATTCCGGCAGCATGAGAAGAAGACCACCTCAGAAGAACCTGGATCCCATGTCCGTTGACTCTCCTCCGCCTGACAGTGCAGAATGCCAGTCCCCTAAGATGAAGACTTTCCAGGACAGTGAGCTGAGTGATGAGTTGCAGGCGGCTATGACCGGTGACACACCCGACGGTTCTGAGAAGCAGATTAATCATGTGCCGCACCACAGAGAAGGTCCTTTCAGAGGGCCCGCTGGGGCAAGGCTTCACCATGAAAGCAGCCTGAGTGGTCGAGCTAGGCACATCAGCAGCTCCCAGGAGCTCTTGGGAGATGGAAGCAAGGGACCGAGCACTGTTATGTCAAAGAGCCAGGAATACTTAACAGAGGAAGTGAAGAGAGAGGAAGTGGGTCGAGAAACCAGACCTCTCAAGCAAGGACACTCGATAAAGAGGGCCAGTGTCCCACCTGTTCCTGGAAAACCTAGACAGTCTTTCCCTCCCTCGGGAGGACAGAGCTATACCCCTCCACAAACCCCAACTAAAGGGACCCCTTCTTCACCACAAGCTGTTAATACGCCACAAGCTACTGCCAAAGTGAAGCCAACTCCTCAGCTTCTTCCACCATCAGACCGACCCATGTCTCCCCGCTCCTTGCCTCAGTCTCCCACGCACAGAGGATTTGCTTATGTTCTTCCACAACCTATTGAAGGGGAGGGAGTGCCTGCTCACCTGGCGCAGGCAGTGCCTGTGTTGCCGGTATCAGTCCCTGTGCTATGCCTTCCACCAGGGGGTAGTGACGGAGAAGACGATGAAGAAGATGCAGAGGAGGGAGAGCGTGGCCATGGACGGCCCAAGAAACGAGCACATAGCTTGAATCGTTATGCCGGCTccgatggagagagagaggagctgtTGGTTATTGATGGGGGTCCCTACGGTACGGGACAAAGACGAGTGGGTAGGAGCCACTCTGTGAGAGCACAGTCTGGAGGGGACAAGAATGTAAATCGCAGTCAGTCTTTTGCAGTGCGGCCCAGAAAAAAGGGGCCTCCTCCGCCACCGCCCAAACGCTCTAGCTCTGCCATATCTGGGACCAACCTTGGAGATGGATTGTCTGCTGATGACGCTGGAGGAGAGGGCTATCGGGAACAACGGAGGGCCAGTGACTTTGGGGGTGTAGTAGACACTGGAAGTGCTGGCAGTGTAAAGAGCATTGCTGCTATGTTAGAACTGTCATCCATTGGTGGGGGGCCAAGGGCCCTATCTGGGCAGAGACCAAGAGGATCTGATGGTTATTGTATCCACCTTCTACCCCATCCAGCCAGTCCTGAACTTCACCGACTTCCGGGCACTGTGGCTGGAGTAAAGCACCGTGAAGCTATTGGATTGGATGGAGAGGTGGTGAACCGTCGGAGAACCATCAGTGGACCAGTGACCGGACTAGTATCTGCAGCTCGAAGAGAACGCCAAGAGGTTTCAAGGCCGCCTGACTCCCCCCGCAGTCCTTCTGATGTCATACCTTTTGCTGAAGAACGCAAGCAGACCGTTAAACACCGTCCACGGCCATCAAGGACAGATCAGGCAGACTCAGAGTCTCTCAAGCATTCAGACTTGGCCTCTGTTGAGTCCAGCGTGACGCTGAAACGAAGGGTGAAGGCCAGACAGGGCCATCATTCTGCAGATGTGAAGTTCTTGCTCACGGAATCGGACACAGTCAAGCGCAGGCCAAAGTCTCGAGACAAGGACGGTGGGGGAGGAGGGGTGGAGCCTTTGGTAGTGTATCAGAATGGAATGGGGACTGTGAAGCGCCGACCTGTTTCGGAGATGAGCTTGGTGGGAGCAGGGCGGCAGGACAGCACAGAACACATAGCACAGACTCCAGAACGCAGCATTAAGCCTCCTGTTTCACCAAAGCCCACCATTATACATCCTTCCAGAAAGAGTCCCACCCCCTCAACACCCACCAAGAAGGTTCAAGTCCCTGGTACAGCAGGAGGTAGGAGGAAACCTGTTATAGAATATAGAGTGACCTATGgaataacaaatatttatttctgaATGTCTTATGGCTTTATTGTGTCACAGAATTCTACAACTTTAGGCATTGAACCCATTTTAGGATGACCATCCTGCAGCCATAGTACAGAAaggaaggagcctggaaacaacTGTCCCAGCAGTTTCTGGGGCTCCGCTATTGGTTAGGGAGCAGCTCAGTTAAACTTTAATGTTTAATAGCGAATGAAGCTATTGGAAGTAGAACTCTGTATTTGCACTtggaatctgtttttttttcatataattatatttttattgggttttggtgaagaaaataaaatataattagacAGATATTAGGATATTGTATAATAATTGATATAACAGTAAGGAATTAGGAAGAGATGATGGAACATAGTAAAATGATATATGTTGGGCAATAATATAACAAAGAATTTCTCTAAATTCAGTCATATGAAGTCAAGAAAGAGCTAAGAGAATAACTTCTAATAACATGATATATCTATCAGACAGTTTACGTTCAGACTAGTAGAGTCAGGCAGGTATGGACTTAGACTAGACACTGATGCGGAACTATCGATGAACGGCAATGCTGGTCCATCTGCTACGGAGGACTCCGCTCGGCTCGGCATGTGCTGTGGAGCCTCGATAGGGCTTTAACTCCCAGAACAGGAAGCTCAAACACCTAAGTGTGCATACACCTGCCCCGCACGTACCCAGAAGAGCGGAGGCCTTCAGGGAGGATGGACCAGCACTGCAGGAAATCTGCTACTAGAGCATATCAATCCTCTGTAACCAGGGCCTAATAAGGAGATGTGAAAGTCTGGGTCTCATTAAGAATAAAGGTGAGCAGCCTCttagtatactatatatattggGGTATATACATATGTAATAGTCAGGGCCgcattaagggaatggaggcccccgggctaagggagcctccattcccccgcaAGCCCCCAACGAGCCTCCCCCCCAAGAGCCATTTCCTGCTTCCGTTCCTCTGTCACCCCCTGTAGTGCTCTCGCGAcatgcagtaatctccttactgaggagatctcgcaagagtgatctcacgaaatctcctcagtaaggagagtACTGCGCATCGTGGAAGctctacagtgacagcaggcagctagcagcataacatttgctgttagctgcctgccattctccagcTGA
This window encodes:
- the CASKIN1 gene encoding caskin-1 isoform X2; its protein translation is MGKDQELLQAVKAEDLGMVQKLLQRPKAGKAKLLGSAKRVNVNFQDTDGFSALHHAALIGNTELISLLLEAQAAVDIKDNKGMRPLHYAAWQGKKEPMKLLLMSGSAVNIQSDEGQIPLHQAAQHGHYDVSEMLLQHQSNPCIMDISGKTPLDLACEFGRVGVVQLLLNSNMCAALLEPKPGDSTDPNGTSPLHLAAKNGHIDIIRLLLQAGIDINRQTKSGTALHEAALCGKTEVVRLLLDSGINAHVRNTYSQSALDIVNQFTGTQASKEIKQMLRDASAALQVRAIKDYCNNYDLTSLNIKMGDVITVLEQHPDGRWKGCIHDNRTGNDRVGYFPSNLVEAISKRTGSWGSCHIENPRPQPTVRRAPVPNGDMHHSFHCLMPPPPPHSHPILFSSFGYQRPCSPAGDQYHGPGSRGSESSPSHMSPGPTSVAPPEEIWVLRKPFAGSARPQSVTSSPYIEQAYGDHPKKMEAMTEGKSAEAVFQWLCKFQLQLYAPNFINSGYDIPTISRMTPEDLTAIGVTKPGHRKKIFSEINSINIGEWLPEYKPANLSLWLSLIGLGQYYKVLVENGYENIDFITDITWEDLQEIGITKLGHQKKLMLAVKKLAEIQRAEYGKFDSGSMRRRPPQKNLDPMSVDSPPPDSAECQSPKMKTFQDSELSDELQAAMTGDTPDGSEKQINHVPHHREGPFRGPAGARLHHESSLSGRARHISSSQELLGDGSKGPSTVMSKSQEYLTEEVKREEVGRETRPLKQGHSIKRASVPPVPGKPRQSFPPSGGQSYTPPQTPTKGTPSSPQAVNTPQATAKVKPTPQLLPPSDRPMSPRSLPQSPTHRGFAYVLPQPIEGEGVPAHLAQAVPVLPVSVPVLCLPPGGSDGEDDEEDAEEGERGHGRPKKRAHSLNRYAGSDGEREELLVIDGGPYGTGQRRVGRSHSVRAQSGGDKNVNRSQSFAVRPRKKGPPPPPPKRSSSAISGTNLGDGLSADDAGGEGYREQRRASDFGGVVDTGSAGSVKSIAAMLELSSIGGGPRALSGQRPRGSDGYCIHLLPHPASPELHRLPGTVAGVKHREAIGLDGEVVNRRRTISGPVTGLVSAARRERQEVSRPPDSPRSPSDVIPFAEERKQTVKHRPRPSRTDQADSESLKHSDLASVESSVTLKRRVKARQGHHSADVKFLLTESDTVKRRPKSRDKDGGGGGVEPLVVYQNGMGTVKRRPVSEMSLVGAGRQDSTEHIAQTPERSIKPPVSPKPTIIHPSRKSPTPSTPTKKVQVPGTAGEVKKVMGPPPPVSPKPTPPPTAPKPTKPHAIIQSSSASSTPAPSPIKQPNNIKPSSTPPSLCSSPAKPLTPGHPLQVPIKPPRLSITSSSIEGASSEAAQQKLEETSASLAAALQAVEEKIKQEDAQKDSSLEEKSTVSILDDIGSMFDDLADQLDAMLE
- the CASKIN1 gene encoding caskin-1 isoform X4, which encodes MRPLHYAAWQGKKEPMKLLLMSGSAVNIQSDEGQIPLHQAAQHGHYDVSEMLLQHQSNPCIMDISGKTPLDLACEFGRVGVVQLLLNSNMCAALLEPKPGDSTDPNGTSPLHLAAKNGHIDIIRLLLQAGIDINRQTKSGTALHEAALCGKTEVVRLLLDSGINAHVRNTYSQSALDIVNQFTGTQASKEIKQMLRDASAALQVRAIKDYCNNYDLTSLNIKMGDVITVLEQHPDGRWKGCIHDNRTGNDRVGYFPSNLVEAISKRTGSWGSCHIENPRPQPTVRRAPVPNGDMHHSFHCLMPPPPPHSHPILFSSFGYQRPCSPAGDQYHGPGSRGSESSPSHMSPGPTSVAPPEEIWVLRKPFAGGDRSSMGSTGSATSGRSSGSGQSAGSAHAIPASAEGVKLLATVLSQKALGQEPGDACDGHTGSARPQSVTSSPYIEQAYGDHPKKMEAMTEGKSAEAVFQWLCKFQLQLYAPNFINSGYDIPTISRMTPEDLTAIGVTKPGHRKKIFSEINSINIGEWLPEYKPANLSLWLSLIGLGQYYKVLVENGYENIDFITDITWEDLQEIGITKLGHQKKLMLAVKKLAEIQRAEYGKFDSGSMRRRPPQKNLDPMSVDSPPPDSAECQSPKMKTFQDSELSDELQAAMTGDTPDGSEKQINHVPHHREGPFRGPAGARLHHESSLSGRARHISSSQELLGDGSKGPSTVMSKSQEYLTEEVKREEVGRETRPLKQGHSIKRASVPPVPGKPRQSFPPSGGQSYTPPQTPTKGTPSSPQAVNTPQATAKVKPTPQLLPPSDRPMSPRSLPQSPTHRGFAYVLPQPIEGEGVPAHLAQAVPVLPVSVPVLCLPPGGSDGEDDEEDAEEGERGHGRPKKRAHSLNRYAGSDGEREELLVIDGGPYGTGQRRVGRSHSVRAQSGGDKNVNRSQSFAVRPRKKGPPPPPPKRSSSAISGTNLGDGLSADDAGGEGYREQRRASDFGGVVDTGSAGSVKSIAAMLELSSIGGGPRALSGQRPRGSDGYCIHLLPHPASPELHRLPGTVAGVKHREAIGLDGEVVNRRRTISGPVTGLVSAARRERQEVSRPPDSPRSPSDVIPFAEERKQTVKHRPRPSRTDQADSESLKHSDLASVESSVTLKRRVKARQGHHSADVKFLLTESDTVKRRPKSRDKDGGGGGVEPLVVYQNGMGTVKRRPVSEMSLVGAGRQDSTEHIAQTPERSIKPPVSPKPTIIHPSRKSPTPSTPTKKVQVPGTAGEVKKVMGPPPPVSPKPTPPPTAPKPTKPHAIIQSSSASSTPAPSPIKQPNNIKPSSTPPSLCSSPAKPLTPGHPLQVPIKPPRLSITSSSIEGASSEAAQQKLEETSASLAAALQAVEEKIKQEDAQKDSSLEEKSTVSILDDIGSMFDDLADQLDAMLE